The Leptolyngbyaceae cyanobacterium DNA segment AAAAGGAAACGATATCGCATATGGCTACGGCGGAAATGACTATATCGATGGTGGAAGCGGCAATGACCAATTGTATGGAGGAACGGGGAACGATACGATCGATGCAGGACAAGGCAGTGATGTCATTTATGGAGAAAGCGGTAATGATTACATCAACGGAGGAGTAGGAAACGATCAACTCTACGGTGGCACTGGCGACGATATTTTGGTAGTAATGGATGCTGGTGACCAAGTTTTTGAATATGCCGATCAAGGCATCGATAGAGTTATAGCGTACATCGATAACTATACGCTGGCCGCCAATGTAGAGAATTTGACTTTAGGCGATGTGCGATACATTGATTCAGGTTCAGACGGCGTTATTGGCATAATTTATGATTCTCCTCCAAGAAATGCCAATGGCAATGAACTTAACAATATTATTACTGGTAACTATGCGGACAATAATCTCTATGGGTTAGCAGGCAACGATACCATGTATGCTGGCCTCGGTAATGACTACCTGTATGGAGGAACAGGTGATGATTACTTATATGGTCAGGGGGGTAACGATTTTCTTTTTGGCGAAAACGGTAGCGATCGGCTTTTTGGGGGTACGGGAAATGATGCCATGTTTGGTGAGGCGGGTAACGACAACCTCTATGGAGAAGCTGATGATGACATTATCTATGGTGGACAAGAATCTGACAATTTATTCGGTGGAGATGGTAATGATGTCTTATATGGAGGC contains these protein-coding regions:
- a CDS encoding calcium-binding protein, with the translated sequence MTDRTLVPNIYGTDYSDNDSVDFADYFDPWHGKIKGTDNDNDIFAKKGNDIAYGYGGNDYIDGGSGNDQLYGGTGNDTIDAGQGSDVIYGESGNDYINGGVGNDQLYGGTGDDILVVMDAGDQVFEYADQGIDRVIAYIDNYTLAANVENLTLGDVRYIDSGSDGVIGIIYDSPPRNANGNELNNIITGNYADNNLYGLAGNDTMYAGLGNDYLYGGTGDDYLYGQGGNDFLFGENGSDRLFGGTGNDAMFGEAGNDNLYGEADDDIIYGGQESDNLFGGDGNDVLYGGDFTWFSTDSDLSADYLNGGNGNDAVYGGAGNDNLTGGNGVDSLYGEVGNDWLSGDAGNDLLTGGLGADRFLYNTYRSFRSSDIGVDTITDFSWQQSDKIVLNKGTFTALQSLAGTGFSVGSEFAGVTSDAAAATSSAIIVYNYTNGKLFYNANGSTAGFYNPDSSGSVGGGHFVTLSNNLYLIGSDFIIEEPITLI